A genomic window from Silene latifolia isolate original U9 population chromosome 11, ASM4854445v1, whole genome shotgun sequence includes:
- the LOC141613995 gene encoding uncharacterized protein LOC141613995, giving the protein MPITDAEIKSTIFSIPDDKAPGPDGYSSHFFKTSWDLVGGDFRFHPLCKSMKLSSLMFADDLLLFSKGDVGSIMILLRTFSTFSQASGLQMSRGKSNVYFNGVSSEVRREIVQVSGCIEGKLPFKYLGVPIKPSKLSIKDCQPLIDKVFERIRQLGTKKLSYAGRLVLIKAVYRTLHSYWASIFIIPKAVLLKIEAICRNFLWHGGTEYARTPLVAGQNFALIEGGGLGPRDEYSWNKARVGKLGQEWEDYNPPQDASWTWKKVCKLKQEFQPAYHQNEWAMVPGKEYTIKKGYSWLRPTSQAVSWSHIVWTKWSIPKHSFIAWLYYQQGFNTKHKLYRFGIVPDSSYCICAQKEESPPHLFFQCQYSRRVIQKVQDWTGVTMSATNTQNWWQHRRFTRLKNGVLNSILNAAMYYIWNQRNASRHEGVIISPGRCVMMIQADIRNRIKHQLQGTVSRKDKHWIEKLLH; this is encoded by the exons ATGCCAATTACTGATGCAGAAATCAAAAGCACTATCTTCAGTATACCAGATGACAAAGCTCCAGGTCCAGATGGCTACTCTAGTCATTTCTTTAAAACTAGTTGGGATCTTGTTGGAGGAGAT TTCAGGTTTCACCCTCTTTGCAAATCAATGAAATTGAGTAGCTTAATGTTTGCAGACGATTTGTTGCTCTTTTCTAAAGGGGATGTGGGTTCCATTATGATCCTGCTACGCACTTTCTCAACCTTTTCTCAAGCATCAGGACTTCAGATGAGTAGGGGAAAATCGAATGTGTATTTTAATGGAGTATCTAGTGAAGTCAGAAGAGAAATAGTTCAGGTTTCAGGCTGCATTGAAGGCAAATTACCTTTCAAGTACCTTGGAGTGCCAATTAAACCATCTAAATTATCAATCAAAGACTGCCAACCATTGATTGATAAAGTTTTTGAGAGGATAAGACAACTGGGAACCAAAAAACTCTCGTATGCTGGGAGACTGGTGTTGATAAAAGCAGTATACAGAACTCTACATTCCTACTGGGCTTCTATTTTCATCATTCCAAAGGCAGTGCTCCTCAAAATTGAAGCAATATGCAGGAACTTCTTGTGGCATGGAGGGACTGAATATGCTAGGACCCCTCTTGTTGCTGGTCAAAACTTTGCACTAATCGAAGGAGGGGGACTTGGTCCGAGAGATGAGTACAGTTGGAATAAAGCGCGAGTTGGGAAACTG GGACAAGAATGGGAGGACTATAACCCTCCCCAGGATGCCAGTTGGACGTGGAAAAAAGTTTGTAAATTGAAGCAGGAGTTTCAGCCAGCATATCATCAGAATGAATGGGCTATGGTACCAGGTAAGGAGTATACTATCAAGAAGGGGTATAGCTGGTTAAGGCCAACCAGCCAGGCTGTAAGCTGGTCTCATATTGTTTGGACCAAATGGTCCATTCCCAAACACAGTTTTATAGCTTGGTTGTATTATCAGCAAGGGTTTAATACCAAACACAAGCTCTACAGATTTGGTATTGTCCCTGACAGTAGCTATTGTATTTGTGCTCAAAAGGAAGAGTCACCTCCTCACCTCTTCTTCCAGTGCCAGTACAGCAGGAGAGTTATTCAGAAAGTTCAGGATTGGACGGGTGTGACTATGTCTGCGACTAATACCCAGAATTGGTGGCAACACAGGAGGTTCACGAGACTGAAGAATGGGGTCCTGAATAGTATACTCAATGCTGCTATGTATTATATCTGGAATCAGAGGAATGCAAGCAGGCATGAGGGTGTTATAATTAGTCCTGGCAGGTGTGTGATGATGATACAAGCGGATATCAGGAACAGGATTAAGCATCAGTTGCAGGGTACAGTGTCAAGAAAGGATAAGCATTGGATTGAGAAATTGCTGCACTAG